The sequence TTGCATTGGCATCATAAGATATCCATACCTTCTCTTAGAGGTCAATATATTCTCTTCCAAAGGTTCCATATTATTCTAGGAAAGAGATAACATGGAAACAGGCGAGGttcgttaaactgtttttggAGATCCTTGGTATCAGTAACTCCACACCAGAATTTCTACAACTGGGCTACATCTTCCACCGCTGCGGCCTTCTGAAAACCTCACCAaatattggttatttttatgATTGACAACAAATAAAGGTTGTGTTTTGCATACAGATCTctggttttctctttttttatgagCACTGTTGTTTTGCATCCGATCGCCATACTCGATTCCAAGTTTCTAACCTGGGTTTATATGAGGTTGGCCATACTCGAGGTTGCATTACGAGACCCGCTGAGTTGTCCAGAGACGGAGAACACATTAATGCTCCTGAAATGGAAGTTTCTGGTGGTGGCCCATGACTTATAGAATATCACCAGCGCATATATAAGCAGGCCAAGGAAAATAAAAGCTCCACAAACAATTAAGGTAATCCCCACCGAGTGCATAGTAATCAATATTGTAGTTGGGCCTGATTGTTCTCTGCTAAAGGACAATATGTAAAGAACGACTCCACATATAAGAATAACAAAAGCGCTGATTAGCAAAACCACCGTATCCGATAATCCTCCACTCTTCAGCATGTCAATGCGTTCTCGACTGTGCAGGCAGTGCATATCCTGAATGGCAGAGCTCAAGAGCTGCTTCAGCAGGACCAGAAGAGCCAGAAGACACAACGTTGACCCTACGGCCAGCCTCCATTCTCCAGAACGACTCGTGGTGGTGGAGAGAAGCACAATGCCACCAATGCCGCAAATAATGATGAGGAGGACTGCTACTGTGTAGCACACTAATGACTTGACTGGGTCCCTGGACCACCAGAGCTCCATATGCTCCTCTATGATGTCATCCTCCGTCCGTCCTTGATGTGGTGGAGTCCTTGTTGGAGGGGTCTCCTCCATCTCTGTAATTTTTGTAGCACAGGAGCAAAAGAATACACAGAGTGTGTCTATGTCCCACAAACTGTGTGGCTCATAGCCTTCAAAGACAAAAGACAACCAGTTCACATTGCAGACGTATTCTCGGTGAGAAGATCTGGTTGGATGAACATGCAGCAGATGATGGGTATAATATTCATGACAGAGGAGCAGATCCGCCGTTGAGTGTAGATGTAACTAGATCTTCTCAACCCTCTTGGAACATCTTTAATCTTTCACATCTCCGCCGTACATTCTTCCACGTCTACATAACTACacctgcaaaataaaaataagacatttggACAGTGTTTGAATAACTTCGGGATCTTGTATAACGCTGGTACAGGCAGGAAAAACCCAAGATTCAGAATAGCCATAAGCGGGAGGGGAACTCTGGATGGTAATTATGTATCAAACGCAGGGACTTTGTTCCTAATCTCTAACAAGGCACAACAAGAAGCCGTCACTACATTTGTAACCAATAATGTCTATTTAGGGGCAATCAAGGACAAATACTATTCTGGATcccttttttttagaaattatcCCATAGTTTGCACTTCTTTGGTATTCTTCCACCTGCCAGCTTTACCTGTAAATATGGAATACGT is a genomic window of Spea bombifrons isolate aSpeBom1 chromosome 6, aSpeBom1.2.pri, whole genome shotgun sequence containing:
- the TMEM125 gene encoding transmembrane protein 125, coding for MEETPPTRTPPHQGRTEDDIIEEHMELWWSRDPVKSLVCYTVAVLLIIICGIGGIVLLSTTTSRSGEWRLAVGSTLCLLALLVLLKQLLSSAIQDMHCLHSRERIDMLKSGGLSDTVVLLISAFVILICGVVLYILSFSREQSGPTTILITMHSVGITLIVCGAFIFLGLLIYALVIFYKSWATTRNFHFRSINVFSVSGQLSGSRNATSSMANLI